The region TCACAAATCAGACCGTACTTGATCACTTCGGCAAGGCCCGCCGACAGCTCACGCGGTGGCAGGGAGTTGAGACTGGCAGTATCAATGAGCACGGCATTGGGCTGATAGAAGGCGCCGACCATGTTCTTGCCCAGCGGATGATTGATGCCGGTCTTGCCGCCCACCGACGAATCGACCTGGGACAGCAAGGTGGTAGGCACCTGGATAAAATCCACGCCGCGCTGATAACAGGCAGCTGCAAAGCCTGCCATGTCACCGATGACACCGCCACCCAAGGCAACCACGGTGGTCCGCCGGTCGTGACGGGCAGTCAGCAAGGCATCGAAAATCAGTTGCAGGGTTTCCCAGTTCTTGTAGGACTCACCATCAGGCAGGACCACCGGAAGTACCGAATAGGCACCCAGGGTCTTGCTCAGTCGTTCGAGATACAGGGGCGCGACAGTCTCATTGGATACGATAGCGACTTGTCTGCCAGCGATATGCGGCGCCAGCAGCTCGGCCTGATCCAGCAGGCCCTCGCCAATGTAGATCGGGTAACTACGCTCGCCCAATTCGACCTTAAGTGTCTGCATGTGTCCCCACAATGAACAAGGCGCGACCTCGATAACTCGATCCGCGCAATAAACGGTGTGCCCTGTCACGGCATGACTGGTCGCCGAGGATAAGCCTGGCTTAACGGGGCGGCAACTTCTGCAAGCGTTCGAGAATATCCTGCACGACCATTCGTGGTGGCCGTTCGTCGGTTTCCACTATAAGGTCGGCAATCTCGCGATAGAGCGGATCACGGACCTCCAGCAGGGCACGCAACGTCGCCTCCGGATTGGCCGTGCGCAACAGCGGTCGGTTGCGATCACGCGAAGTGCGCCCAACCTGCTGCTCTACCGAAGCATGCAAGTACACCACACGCCCTCCGGCGTGCAGAGCCTGACGATTGGCATCGCGCATCACCGCACCTCCGCCGGTAGCCAGAACCACGCCATCGAACGCGCATAGCTCGGCGATCATCGCCTGCTCACGGTCTCGAAAGCCCGGTTCGCCTTCCTTATCGAAGATCCACGGGATATTGGCGCCGGTGCGCAGTTCAATTTCCTTGTCGGAATCCTTGAACGGCAGGCGCAGCTCTTTGGCTAACAGGCGACCGATGGTGCTTTTACCAGCACCCATGGGCCCCACAAGTATCAAATTTCGCACAGAATCAACGACTCACAGCAATCGCCTGGTCACTCATGATACGCGGAGTCAGGAAGACCAGCAGCTCGGATTTTTTCTCTTGTAGAACATCGCGACGAAACAGCCGCCCAACATACGGCACATCGCCGAAAAATGGCACCTTGTCGACAACTTTACTTTGCACAGTGGAGTACACGCCGCCAATCACGATAGTTTCCCCATCGCGTACACGAACCTTGGCATTGACCTCGTTTTTGCGGATTGCCGGCACCTGAGCAAGGGCGTTGAGGTAGTCGGGTTCGTCCTTGGTGACCTTCACCGCCATGATTACCCGATTGTCCGGGGTAATCTGCGGAGTCACTTCCAGCGATAGCGAGGCTTCGCGAAAAGTCACCGAAGTAGCGCCGCTGCCGCTGGTTTCCTGGTAGGGCACTTCGGTGCCCTTGAGAATCCGGGCGGTCTCCTTGTCGGCCGTGACCACCTTGGGCTGGGAGATGATTTCACCATTGCCGGACTTCTCCATGGCACTGAGCTGCAAGTCCAGCAACAGGTTGTCTCGCACAAGGCCCAGGCCAATGGCCGAGGTGGCCCGCTCCACGCCCAAATCGACAAACGTGTCGCCAGCCGCGGAGCCAAGGCCACTGCCTGAACTTGCTTGCGCGCCCCAGCGCACGCCAAGGCTTTTCTCGAAATCGACATTGGCTTCGACAATTCGCGCCTCGATCATCACCTGGCGCACCGGCACATCCAGGCGAGTGATCATTTCCTTTAGTTCTTCGAGCCGCTCGAGGGGCTGATGAGCGATCAGGGTGTTGGTTCGTTCATCGACACTCAGCGCCCCCTGCCCGGGTGCCAATGGATCAGTCGGCGCAAGCGTCTGGAATACTGCGGCAATATCTTTCGCCTGGGCATAATGAATCGGCAGCAACTCACGGCGCATCGGCGCCAGCCCAGCCACCCGCTGACGCCCTTCGAGCAGCTGTTTTTCGTACCCCGCAAGCTCCGCGATCGGCGCTATCAGCAAGACATTGCCTTCGGCACGTTTTTCCAGGCCTTTGCTGCGCAGCACCAGATCCAGCGCCTGCTCCCAGGGCACCTCCTGCAAACGCAAGGAAACCCGACCTTGCACGGCATCACTGGCAACCAGATTTACCCCACTGAAGTCGGCCAGCACCTGCAGTACCGCGCGCACCTCAACATCCTGAAAATTCAACGACAACGCTCGGTCACGCTCGACGCTGCCAACGGCCATCGGGTTCACTAGCCCCCACGCAACCAGCCAGGCGATTGCTGCCTCGCTCCACTTTGTCTTCATCTGCGACCTCCCTGGTTCGCCCCCTTATCCGGTGTTTGCCGGCATTTTCAGGCCCAGCGTTCGGGTTCTCTCGACCCAACCTTCGCCCTGCACGAAAACTTCTTCGGTGATTTCCACCTCGCGTTCATCGATACGCACAACCCGGCCGTTATTACGTCCCAGCCGATCGCCC is a window of Pseudomonas sp. DG56-2 DNA encoding:
- the aroB gene encoding 3-dehydroquinate synthase → MQTLKVELGERSYPIYIGEGLLDQAELLAPHIAGRQVAIVSNETVAPLYLERLSKTLGAYSVLPVVLPDGESYKNWETLQLIFDALLTARHDRRTTVVALGGGVIGDMAGFAAACYQRGVDFIQVPTTLLSQVDSSVGGKTGINHPLGKNMVGAFYQPNAVLIDTASLNSLPPRELSAGLAEVIKYGLICDEPFLGWLEANVAAMRKLDQAALTEAIRRSCAAKAAVVGADERESGVRATLNLGHTFGHAIETQMGYGVWLHGEAVAAGTVMALEMSMRLGWISQQDRDRGIRLLQSAGLPVVPPQDMTPAQFMEHMAVDKKVLDGRLRLVLLSRMGEAVVTDDYPKEILQATLAADYRAIVAQL
- the aroK gene encoding shikimate kinase AroK, translated to MRNLILVGPMGAGKSTIGRLLAKELRLPFKDSDKEIELRTGANIPWIFDKEGEPGFRDREQAMIAELCAFDGVVLATGGGAVMRDANRQALHAGGRVVYLHASVEQQVGRTSRDRNRPLLRTANPEATLRALLEVRDPLYREIADLIVETDERPPRMVVQDILERLQKLPPR
- a CDS encoding type IV pilus secretin PilQ codes for the protein MKTKWSEAAIAWLVAWGLVNPMAVGSVERDRALSLNFQDVEVRAVLQVLADFSGVNLVASDAVQGRVSLRLQEVPWEQALDLVLRSKGLEKRAEGNVLLIAPIAELAGYEKQLLEGRQRVAGLAPMRRELLPIHYAQAKDIAAVFQTLAPTDPLAPGQGALSVDERTNTLIAHQPLERLEELKEMITRLDVPVRQVMIEARIVEANVDFEKSLGVRWGAQASSGSGLGSAAGDTFVDLGVERATSAIGLGLVRDNLLLDLQLSAMEKSGNGEIISQPKVVTADKETARILKGTEVPYQETSGSGATSVTFREASLSLEVTPQITPDNRVIMAVKVTKDEPDYLNALAQVPAIRKNEVNAKVRVRDGETIVIGGVYSTVQSKVVDKVPFFGDVPYVGRLFRRDVLQEKKSELLVFLTPRIMSDQAIAVSR